The following coding sequences are from one Nicotiana tabacum cultivar K326 chromosome 1, ASM71507v2, whole genome shotgun sequence window:
- the LOC107802887 gene encoding protein SWOLLEN 1 isoform X3 produces MDYNDNDYQSHLTGEDSSKVSSVLHPYALPKFDFDDSLQGHLRFDSLVENEVFLGIPTQEDNQWIEDFSRGSSGIEFSSSAADSCSIPRRNNVWSEATSTESVEMLLKSVGQEEMVPGDTIIEESDAGNELGCLIQPVESNLKLDDKRDDIKESSSAAPADESVEFTVTFSKCERTEREGKHIACAAEMQALERIADRCSDIAGERCSGVTAEEKSQTEIKSIDENLGEAKTSQDEFLPDKSDRHPSVPVIQSAINECLTDARPVSVEILDSQHNLTSCHSGNTSGLPSEHHKPEEKQISVSKEKSSTGDEKLCGSGVESETCTSNASPLSLSASELEVVKELPTDTRMIKLQESCVQRNECSFTADGCKEDASSAEPPEICGLVTVSSKVSEDKLQAEGNSILCEDEEASISQCLDSRDSEDQENGSKGQMEVSAVQISDGLSTCNEKEENILESHIPLNLGMSEACTISELSEPSKPNNGNGNCTYSLEGPSNIQEASISAELIVERPVPENLETGNDADRVSKGDACAGDRASSSVPVGSMDICGESFPCVVDVDTTNEDVSSGKEKEEVLPVENETERSCERDHGVRSSSVGEEPGKISDHSALIKQASNAGFEGGSLISGGTPVSVPLPSGSGAIATEIVNHDEKLKPVSVLMGSEHLAEKEKMEVVPSVEAQVATLKESIAGRPGPLSADEKDASGDCHMDIAPVIVNQNSSIQGNPDTASDVEQAAIAEANSECFRHVEACAMNSGSTIKEGDGAEAAALARNQEIIVETVELGKVGVQESSGVIGGPKHDSVAFVSCSAISPSEKKTAEIRSSAVVENVAPLVDTIEIGGKAQSTSISSGENASTKADRSFTFDVSPLVVNAKGEADKSITSTQASQLTELKAGDGLLLTSGSRQTDTKIVQEISLVSPLVTDKAAQSGGAKGERKARRGSSKSSKENPKKGNQVKETNSLKQLDRRDKSGALFSPSVAAQKLQIEAGNNERNITKSNGVVSFPTSSLPDLNTSSTASVLFHQPFTDLQQVQLRAQIFVYGSLIQGAAPDEACMISAFGASGSADGGRGLWDPAWRACVDRIRGQRSHTGNNETPSHPRSGPRTPDQANKQVMHQNKVTTPATGRASGKAINSRVVSPIIPLSSPLWNIPTPSCDGLPSSGMARGAVIDYKALSPMHPYQTPPVRNFVGHTASWLPQAPFPGSWVASPQTSAFPALPVTEPVKLTPVKESSLSISAGAKHAMPVSVAHAGESGILAGASPRDEKNASVLPADQKSRKRKKASGTEDRAHKSLRGSSSESVPAPAVCTQLSSKAPASDNFGQSSSVAVAPLVAQSQTGPASAPILGHFSTSVVIAPLSSSAPVNNSDIPIISIPSSTDLSKRELLGKKALTSEYLGKVEESKLQAEEAAASAASAVSHCQDVWSQLDKQKNSVLVADVEVKLTSAAAAVAAAASVAKAAAAAAKIASNAAMQAKLMADEALIACGVSNPDQTSAVSFHNMNNLESATPASILKGREVSNSSGSIIFAAREAARRRIDAASAASKNAENWDAIVKAAELAAEAVSHAGKIVAMVDPLPLNQLVEAGPDNYWKVSQAPSGHGGKGKKVNGDESGISIVEKIPGIFSKRSEGPSDEDTTPACEPTGVSGNMAEDNVRNEEVIQTPVTGVEKDVRGAKGHSMPEMSKTAGLNADSRLASHDVEACGDAASSKMQEGSLVEVFKDSDDGKRAWYSAKVLTLKNGKALVCYTDHQSDEGLEQLKDWVPLDADSDETPRIRPAHPVTALQGAKKRRRAAVKEYTWYVGDRVDAWIDYRWREGVIAEKNKRDETTFSVNFPAYGDTAVVRAWHLRPTLVWKDGEWVEWSRSRHDFLSQGDTPKEKRIKLGNPASEDTGNDSLSEKMVPLVPVTNEPTALLPLSVNEKTFNIGSNKNDNKPNTLRTMRSGLQKEGSKVFGVPKPGKKRKFMEVSKHYVSDRATKSDTAHGSAKFTKYLMPRATGAGGWKNSSRIDPKEKQVTEARQKPPKPNKLPSSNRNLKDNSITSAGDASGAVGDAVKYNKSEGQQPNVVSSVANAEGGAEGPMKFSSEALPANIAKKASTSSHRGEGMKKKIPVSRMKSSNVEVQDKLIHEVNEPRRSNRRIQPTSRLLEGLQSSLIISKLPSISHDKGNRSHSRGASR; encoded by the exons ATGGATTACAATGACAATGATTATCAAAGTCATTTAACTGGTGAAGACAGCTCCAAAGTTTCCTCTGTTTTGCATCCCTATGCTCTTCCCAAATTTGATTTTGACGATAGTCTTCAGGGGCATTTAAGATTTGACAGCTTAGTTGAAAACGAGGTTTTCCTTGGTATCCCCACTCAGGAAGACAACCAGTGGATAGAGGATTTTTCTCGGGGAAGTagtggaatagagttcagttcaAGTGCTGCAGATTCTTGCTCCATACCAAGGCGTAATAATGTGTGGTCTGAGGCAACATCAACAGAATCTGTTGAAATGTTATTGAAATCGGTTGGGCAAGAAGAAATGGTTCCAGGGGACACTATTATTGAAGAGTCAGATGCTGGAAATGAATTGGGTTGCTTAATCCAGCCAGTGGAATCTAATTTGAAGTTGGATGATAAAAGAGACGATATTAAAGAGTCCAGCTCAGCAGCACCAGCAGATGAGTCAGTTGAGTTTACTGTTACATTCTCTAAGTGTGAGAGAACAGAGAGAGAAGGTAAACATATTGCATGCGCTGCAGAAATGCAGGCGTTGGAACGTATTGCTGATAGATGTTCTGACATTGCTGGTGAGAGATGTTCTGGAGTTACTGCTGAGGAAAAGTCACAGACTGAAATAAAAAGCATTGATGAGAATCTAGGGGAAGCTAAAACTTCACAAGATGAATTTCTACCTGATAAATCTGATAGACATCCATCTGTTCCTGTAATTCAAAGTGCAATTAACGAGTGCCTTACAGATGCTCGTCCTGTGAGTGTGGAGATTTTGGATAGTCAGCATAATTTAACCAGCTGTCATAGTGGAAATACAAGTGGTTTACCAAGTGAACATCACAAACCAGAGGAGAAACAAATTTCTGTGAGCAAAGAGAAGAGTAGTACAGGTGATGAAAAGCTGTGTGGAAGTGGCGTTGAAAGTGAAACTTGTACCTCTAATGCCagtcctctctctctctctgcttCAGAACTGGAAGTAGTAAAAGAGCTTCCAACTGATACCAGGATGATTAAATTACAGGAATCTTGCGTGCAAAGGAACGAATGCAGTTTTACTGCTGATGGATGCAAAGAAGATGCTTCTTCTGCTGAACCTCCTGAGATTTGCGGATTGGTGACGGTTTCCTCAAAAGTCTCGGAAGATAAGCTACAGGCTGAAGGTAATAGCATACTCTGTGAGGATGAGGAGGCATCTATAAGTCAGTGTTTAGATTCAAGAGACTCCGAGGACCAAGAAAACGGCTCCAAGGGTCAGATGGAGGTCTCTGCTGTGCAGATATCAGATGGACTGAGTACTTGCAATGAGAAAGAGGAAAATATTCTTGAAAGTCATATCCCACTTAATCTTGGTATGTCAGAGGCATGTACAATATCAGAGCTCTCCGAGCCGTCAAAGCCGAATAATGGTAACGGTAATTGTACTTATTCTCTGGAAGGTCCGAGTAATATACAAGAGGCATCTATTTCTGCTGAACTTATTGTGGAGAGGCCAGTACCTGAGAATTTGGAAACTGGAAATGATGCTGATAGGGTCTCCAAGGGGGATGCATGTGCTGGAGACCGCGCCTCCTCGTCTGTGCCTGTTGGATCGATGGACATATGTGGAGAAAGCTTCCCTTGTGTGGTTGATGTTGATACTACTAATGAGGATGTCTCTAGCGGTAAGGAAAAGGAGGAAGTGCTGCCAGTAGAAAATGAGACAGAGAGATCATGTGAGCGTGACCATGGGGTTAGATCCTCCTCTGTGGGTGAAGAACCTGGAAAAATCTCTGACCATTCCGCATTGATTAAACAAG CATCAAATGCTGGGTTTGAAGGTGGGAGCTTAATCTCAGGTGGCACACCAGTGAGTGTTCCGTTGCCTTCTGGTAGTGGCGCTATTGCAACTGAGATAGTTAATCATGATGAAAAGCTGAAGCCAGTATCAGTTTTGATGGGTTCAGAGCATTTGgcagaaaaggagaaaatggaagtTGTTCCCAGTGTAGAAGCACAAGTGGCAACACTGAAGGAGTCTATTGCAGGCCGTCCAGGTCCCCTTTCCGCTGATGAAAAAGATGCATCTGGTGACTGTCATATGGATATAGCACCTGTGATTGTTAATCAGAACAGTTCTATTCAGGGTAATCCCGACACAGCAAGCGACGTTGAGCAAGCAGCAATTGCTGAAGCAAATAGCGAGTGCTTTAGGCATGTGGAAGCATGTGCAATGAATAGTGGTTCAACTATCAAAGAGGGTGATGGTGCTGAGGCAGCTGCTCTTGCAAGGAATCAGGAAATAATTGTAGAAACAGTGGAATTGGGAAAAGTTGGAG TTCAGGAAAGTTCTGGCGTAATTGGAGGACCTAAACATGATTCTGTTGCTTTCGTAAGTTGTTCTGCTATTTCACCAAGTGAAAAGAAAACAGCAGAGATTAGAAGTAGTGCTGTAGTTGAGAATGTTGCTCCCCTTGTTGATACAATTGAAATTGGTGGTAAAGCGCAGTCCACCTCCATAAGTTCAGGAGAAAATGCTTCCACTAAAGCAGATAGGAGCTTTACTTTTGATGTAAGTCCATTGGTTGTTAATGCTAAGGGAGAAGCAGACAAATCAATCACTAGTACTCAAGCTTCCCAACTAACTGAG TTGAAGGCTGGGGATGGACTGCTTTTGACATCTGGCAGCAGACAAACTGATACTAAGATCGTGCAAGAAATTTCTCTTGTAAGTCCTCTAGTAACTGACAAAGCGGCTCAGTCTGGAGGTGCTAAGGGTGAGCGCAAGGCAAGACGTGGCTCGAGTAAATCAAGTAAAGAAAATCCTAAGAAGGGAAACCAAGTGAAGGAAACAAACTCATTGAAGCAGTTGGATAGAAGAGACAAATCAGGTGCTCTGTTTAGCCCTTCTGTTGCTGCGCAGAAATTGCAAATTGAAGCTGGAAACAACGAGCGCAATATTACAAAGTCCAATGGGGTTGTTTCCTTTCCAACTTCAAGTTTGCCGGATTTAAACACTTCATCTACTGCATCTGTATTGTTTCATCAGCCTTTCACAGATCTGCAACAAGTGCAACTGCGAGCTCAAATTTTTGTTTATGGGTCTCTGAT ACAAGGTGCTGCACCAGACGAGGCTTGCATGATTTCAGCTTTTGGGGCATCTG GCTCTGCAGATGGAGGGAGAGGTCTGTGGGACCCTGCTTGGCGTGCGTGTGTTGACAGGATTCGTGGACAGAGATCTCACACTGGAAACAATGAAACTCCGTCTCATCCACGTTCAG GTCCCAGAACTCCAGATCAAGCTAACAAGCAGGTTATGCATCAAAATAAAGTTACTACTCCGGCAACTGGACGAGCAAGCGGCAAGGCTATCAATTCACGCGTTGTTAGTCCTATTATACCACTTTCATCCCCTCTTTGGAATATACCTACCCCCTCATGTGATGGGCTGCCATCTAGTGGCATGGCCAGAGGTGCTGTCATCGATTATAAGGCACTTTCTCCTATGCATCCCTATCAGACTCCACCAGTACGAAATTTTGTGGGACACACTGCCTCTTGGCTACCACAGGCCCCTTTCCCTGGTTCCTGGGTTGCTTCTCCACAAACTTCTGCCTTTCCTGCATTGCCTGTTACAGAGCCTGTGAAATTAACCCCCGTAAAGGAGTCATCCTTGTCCATTTCTGCTGGTGCAAAGCATGCAATGCCTGTTTCAGTGGCTCATGCTGGGGAAAGTGGTATTCTGGCTGGGGCTTCTCCGCGTGATGAAAAAAATGCCTCAGTGTTGCCTGCTGATCAGAAATCTAGAAAGAGAAAAAAGGCATCTGGTACTGAGGATCGTGCCCACAAATCTTTGCGTGGTTCCTCTTCTGAATCTGTTCCTGCCCCTGCAGTATGTACTCAATTATCAAGTAAAGCCCCGGCATCTGATAATTTTGGCCAGTCATCATCGGTTGCTGTTGCACCATTGGTTGCTCAAAGCCAGACAGGACCTGCATCTGCTCCCATACTTGGCCATTTTTCAACGTCAGTTGTCATAGCACCTCTTTCTAGCTCTGCCCCTGTAAACAATTCTGATATACCGATCATCTCTATCCCATCTTCCACTGATCTCTCTAAGAGAGAGCTTTTAGGAAAAAAGGCCTTAACTTCGGAGTATTTAGGCAAAGTTGAGGAGTCTAAGCTGCAAGCAGAGGAGGCCGCTGCAAGTGCTGCTTCTGCAGTCAGTCACTGCCAAGATGTGTGGAGCCAATTAGATAAgcaaaagaattctgttttggtGGCGGATGTGGAGGTTAAGCTGACATCTGCTGCCGCTGCTGTAGCAGCTGCTGCTTCTGTTGCAAAGGCAGCCGCGGCTGCTGCTAAGATTGCATCAAATGCTGCAATGCAAGCTAAACTGATGGCGGATGAGGCATTGATAGCATGTGGAGTGAGCAATCCTGATCAAACCAGTGCTGTCTCTTTCCATAACATGAACAACTTGGAGAGTGCCACTCCTGCTTCCATATTGAAAGGTCGAGAAGTTAGCAATAGTTCTGGTTCAATTATATTCGCTGCTAGGGAGGCTGCGAGGAGAAGGATTGACGCTGCTTCCGCTGCATCAAAAAATGCTGAGAACTGGGATGCTATAGTTAAGGCTGCGGAACTGGCAGCTGAAGCTGTGTCACATGCTGGAAAAATTGTAGCAATGGTTGATCCTTTGCCCCTGAATCAATTAGTGGAAGCTGGTCCTGATAACTACTGGAAAGTTTCCCAAGCACCTTCTGGGCATGGCGGCAAGGGTAAAAAGGTGAATGGGGATGAATCTGGTATTTCAATTGTCGAAAAGATTCCTGGCATCTTTTCCAAGAGATCTGAGGGTCCGTCTGATGAAGACACGACCCCTGCTTGCGAGCCTACTGGTGTTTCAGGCAACATGGCAGAGGACAACGTGAGGAATGAAGAGGTTATTCAAACTCCCGTTACAGGTGTCGAAAAGGATGTAAGAGGAGCAAAGGGTCATAGTATGCCAGAAATGAGCAAGACTGCAGGCCTAAATGCTGACTCCAGGTTGGCTTCCCATGATGTGGAAGCATGTGGAGATGCTGCAAGCTCTAAAATGCAAGAAGGTTCCCTTGTGGAG GTTTTTAAAGATAGTGATGATGGTAAGAGAGCCTGGTACTCAGCCAAAGTGTTGACTTTGAAGAATGGAAAAGCTCTCGTTTGTTACACTGACCATCAATCTGATGAAG GGCTTGAACAGTTAAAGGACTGGGTACCTCTAGACGCAGACAGTGACGAAACACCAAGAATACGTCCCGCACATCCGGTGACTGCTCTGCAAGGAGCAAAAAAGAGGCGAAGAGCAGCTGTTAAGGAGTATACCTGGTATGTAGGAGATAGAGTTGATGCATGGATCGACTATCG CTGGCGAGAGGGGGTCATTGCTGAAAAGAACAAAAGGGATGAGACTACATTTAGTGTCAACTTTCCAG CTTATGGAGATACCGCAGTTGTCAGAGCATGGCATCTCCGACCAACTCTTGTATGGAAAGATGGGGAGTGGGTGGAATGGTCCAGGTCAAGACATGACTTCTTGTCCCAG GGCGATACACCTAAGGAGAAGCGAATTAAGCTGGGAAATCCTGCTAGTGAGGATACAGGAAATGACAGTCTCTCAGAGAAAATGGTTCCGTTGGTGCCAGTGACAAATGAACCAACAGCATTGCTTCCTTTGTCAGTCAATGAAAAAACATTCAATATTGGGAGTAACAAAAATGACAATAAGCCCAACACACTTCGAACAATGAGGTCTGGTTTGCAGAAAGAGGGATCAAAAGTTTTTGGTGTTCCTAAGCCAGGAAAGAAAAGGAAGTTTATGGAAGTAAGCAAGCATTACGTTTCAGACAGGGCAACTAAGAGTGATACTGCACATGGTTCAGCTAAGTTCACAAAATATTTGATGCCTCGAGCAACAGGAGCTGGTGGATGGAAAAACAGTTCTAGAATTGACCCGAAGGAGAAACAAGTGACTGAAGCTCGACAGAAACCTCCTAAACCCAATAAGCTTCCTAGTtcaaatagaaatttgaaggatAATAGTATTACTTCCGCTGGAGATGCTAGCGGAGCGGTAGGTGATGCAGTCAAGTATAATAAGAGTGAAGGACAACAGCCTAATGTGGTCAGTTCTGTGGCAAATGCTGAAGGCGGAGCTGAAGGTCCCATGAAATTTTCTTCAGAAGCTCTCCCTGCCAACATCGCCAAGAAAGCGTCAACATCATCTCACAGAGGTGAGGGCATGAAGAAGAAGATCCCTGTATCTAGGATGAAGTCAAGTAACGTTGAAGTACAGGACAAATTGATACATGAAGTTAATGAACCCCGGAGATCAAACCGAAGGATTCAACCAACATCAAGG TTATTGGAGGGACTACAGAGCTCGCTGATCATCTCTAAACTTCCATCTATTTCACATGATAAAGGTAACAGAAGCCACAGCAGGGGTGCATCAAG GTAA